In one window of Mus pahari chromosome 3, PAHARI_EIJ_v1.1, whole genome shotgun sequence DNA:
- the Ckmt1a gene encoding creatine kinase U-type, mitochondrial → MAGPFSRLLSARPGLRLLALAGAGSLTAGILLRPESVGAAAGERRRMYPPSAEYPDLRKHNNCMASHLTPAVYARLCGKTTPTGWTLDQCIQTGVDNPGHPFIKTVGMVAGDEETYEVFAELFDPVIQERHNGYDPRTMKHTTDLDASKIRSGYFDERYVLSSRVRTGRSIRGLSLPPACTRAERREVERVVVDALSGLKGDLAGRYYRLSEMTEAEQQQLIDDHFLFDKPVSPLLTAAGMARDWPDARGIWHNNEKSFLIWVNEEDHTRVISMEKGGNMKRVFERFCRGLKEVEKLIQERGWEFMWNERLGYILTCPSNLGTGLRAGVHIKLPLLSKDSRFPKILENLRLQKRGTGGVDTAATGSVFDISNLDRLGKSEVELVQLVIDGVNYLIDCERRLEKGQDIRIPPPLVHGKH, encoded by the exons ATGGCTGGTCCCTTCTCCCGTCTGCTGTCTGCCCGCCCCGGACTCAGGCTCCTGGCTTTGGCTGGAGCTGGGTCTCTCACCGCCGGGATTCTGCTCCGCCCGGAATCTGTAGGAGCTGCCGCCGGTGAACGGAGGAGAATGTATCCCCCGAG CGCTGAGTACCCAGACCTCCGAAAGCACAACAACTGCATGGCCAGTCACCTGACCCCAGCAGTCTATGCACGGCTCTGCggcaagaccacacccactgGTTGGACACTAGATCAGTGCATCCAGACTGGAGTGGACAACCCTGGCCACCCCTTCATCAAGACTGTGGGCATGGTGGCTGGAGATGAGGAGACCTATGAG GTATTTGCTGAACTGTTTGACCCTGTGATCCAAGAGCGGCATAATGGATATGACCCCAGAACAATGAAGCACACCACTGACCTTGATGCCAGTAAA ATCCGTTCTGGCTACTTTGATGAGAGGTATGTATTGTCTTCAAGAGTCAGAACTGGCCGAAGTATCAGGGGGCTCAGTCTCCCTCCAGCCTGCACGCGGGCAGAGCGACGAGAGGTAGAACGTGTTGTGGTGGATGCTCTGAGTGGCCTGAAGGGTGACCTGGCTGGACGGTACTATAGGCTCAGTGAGATGACGGAGGCCGAACAGCAACAGCTTATTGAT GACCATTTTCTGTTTGATAAACCTGTGTCCCCATTGCTGACTGCAGCAGGAATGGCTCGAGACTGGCCAGATGCTCGAGGGATCTG GCACAACAATGAGAAGAGTTTCTTGATCTGGGTGAATGAGGAGGACCACACACGGGTCATCTCTATGGAGAAAGGCGGCAACATGAAGAGAGTGTTTGAAAGATTCTGTCGGGGCCTCAAAGAG GTGGAGAAGCTGATCCAGGAACGAGGCTGGGAGTTCATGTGGAATGAGCGTTTAGGATACATCTTGACCTGTCCATCTAACCTGGGCACTGGACTTCGGGCAGGAGTCCACATCAAACTGCCACTGCTGAGCAAA GATAGCCGCTTCCCAAAGATCCTGGAGAACTTAAGACTGCAAAAGCGTGGAACTGGAGGAGTGGACACAGCTGCCACAGGCAGTGTCTTTGACATCTCTAATTTGGATCGACTTGGCAAGTCAGAG GTGGAGCTGGTGCAGCTGGTCATCGATGGGGTGAACTATTTGATTGACTGTGAACGGCGTCTGGAGAAAGGGCAGGATATTCGAATCCCCCCACCTCTTGTCCACGGCAAACATTAA
- the Strc gene encoding stereocilin — MSLSLQPQLLLFLSLLPQEVASAPTGPQSLDTSLSLLKSFIDILDQAPQRSLSQSRFSVFLANISSSFQLGRMGEGPVGEPPPLQPPALRLHDFLVTLRGSPDWEPMLGLLGDVLALLGQEQTPRDFLVHQAGVLGGLVEALLGTLVPGGPPAPTRPPCTRDGPSDCVLAADWLPSLMLLLEGTRWQALVQLQPSVDPTNATGLDGSEPAPHFLQGLLALLTPAGELGSEEALWGGLLRTVGAPLYAAFQEGLLRVTHSLQDEVFSIMGQPEPDASGQCQGGNLQQLLLWGMRNNLSWDARALGFLSGSPPPPPALLHCLSRGVPLPRASQPAAHISPRQRRAISVEALCENHSGPEPPYSISNFSIYLLCQHIKPATPRPPPTTPQPPPTTPRPPPTTPQPIPDTTQPPPATLRPPPTTPQPPPSTAVICQTAVWYAVSWAPGARGWLQACHDQFPDQFLDMICGNLSFSALSGPNRRLVKQLCAGLLPPPTNCPPGLIPVPLTPEIFWGCFLENETLWAERLCVEESLQAVPPRNQAWVQHVCRGPTLDATDFPPCRIGPCGERCPDGGSFLLMVCANDTLYEALVPFWAWLAGQCRISRGGNDTCFLEGMLGPLLPSLPPLGPSPLCLAPGPFLLGMLSQLPRCQSSVPALAHPTRLHYLLRLLTFLLGPGTGGAETQGMLGRALLLSSLPDNCSFWDAFRPEGRRSVLRTVGEYLQREEPTPPGLDSSISLGSGMSKMELLSCFSPVLWDLLQREKSVWALRTLVKAYLRMPPEALQQLVLSAEMEAAQGFLTLMLRSWAKLKVQPSEEQAMGRLTALLLQRYPRLTSQLFIDLSPLIPFLAVPDLMRFPPSLLANDSVLAAIRDHSSGMKPEQKEALAKRLLAPELFGEVPDWPQELLWAALPLLPHLPLESFLQLSPHQIQALEDSWPVAGLGPGHARHVLRSLVNQSMEDGEEQVLRLGSLACFLSPEELQSLVPLSDPMGPVEQGLLECAANGTLSPEGRVAYELLGVLRSSGGTVLSPRELRVWAPLFPQLGLRFLQELSETQLRAMLPALQGASVTPAQAVLLFGRLLPRHDLSLEELCSLHPLLPGLSPQTLQAIPKRVLVGACSCLGPELSRLSACQIAALLQTFRVKDGVKNMGAAGAGPAVCIPGQPTTWPDCLLPLLPLKLLQLDAAALLANRRLYRQLPWSEQQAQFLWKKMQVPTNLTLRNLQALGNLAGGMSCEFLQQISSMVDFLDVVHMLYQLPTGVRESLRACIWTELQRRMTMPEPELTTLGPELSELDTKLLLDLPIQLMDRLSDDSIMLVVELVQGAPEQLLALTPLHQTALAERALKNLAPKETPISKEVLETLGPLVGFLGIESTRRIPLPILLSHLSQLQGFCLGETFATELGWLLLQEPVLGKPELWSQDELEQAGRLVFTLSAEAISSIPREALGPETLERLLGKHQSWEQSRVGHLCGESQLAHKKAALVAGIVHPAAEGLQEPVPNCADIRGTFPAAWSATQIAEMELSDFEDCLSLFAGDPGLGPEELRAAMGKAKQLWGPPRGFRPEQILQLGRLLIGLGERELQELTLVDWGVLSSLGQIEGWSSMQLRAVVSSFLRQSGRHVSHLDFIYLTALGYTLCGLRPEELQHISSWEFSQAALFLGSLHLPCSEEQLEVLAYLLVLPGGFGPVSNWGPEIFTEIGTIAAGIPDLALSALLQGQIQGLTPLAISVIPAPKFAVVFNPIQLSSLTRGQAVAVTPEQMAYLSPEQRRAVAWAQHEGREIPEQLGRNSAWGLYDWFQVSWALALTVSFFGHLL, encoded by the exons ATGTCTCTgagcctccagccccagctgctgCTTTTCCTGTCGCTCCTGCCGCAGGAAG TGGCTTCGGCCCCTACTGGGCCTCAGTCTTTGGATACCAGCCTCTCCCTTCTCAAGTCGTTCATCGACATTCTGGACCAAGCTCCTCAGCGTTCCCTCAGCCAGTCACGGTTCTCTGTGTTCCTGGCCAACATTTCTTCATCCTTCCAGcttgggaggatgggggagggaccgGTGGGAGAgcccccacctctccagccccctgcacTTCGACTCCATGATTTCCTCGTGACACTGAGAGGTAGCCCAGACTGGGAGCCAATGCTAGGGCTTCTGGGAGATGTGCTGGCACTCCTGGGACAGGAACAGACTCCCCGGGACTTTTTGGTGCACCAGGCAGGTGTACTGGGTGGACTTGTAGAGGCATTGTTGGGAACGTTAGTTCCTGGAGGCCCCCCTGCCCCCACGCGACCCCCATGCACCCGTGATGGCCCTTCTGACTGTGTCCTGGCTGCTGATTGGTTGCCTTCTCTGATGTTGTTATTAGAGGGTACACGCTGGCAGGCCCTGGTGCAGCTGCAGCCCAGTGTGGACCCGACCAATGCCACAGGTCTTGATGGGAGCGAGCCAGCTCCTCACTTTTTACAGGGTCTGCTGGCCTTGCTTACCCCAGCAGGAGAGTTGGGCTCTGAGGAGGCTCTTTGGGGTGGTCTGCTGCGCACAGTGGGGGCCCCCCTCTATGCTGCCTTCCAGGAGGGGCTACTTCGAGTCACTCATTCTCTGCAAGATGAGGTCTTTTCTATTATGGGACAGCCAGAGCCTGATGCCAGTGGGCAGTGCCAGGGAG GCAACCTTCAACAGCTGCTCTTATG GGGCATGCGGAACAACCTTTCTTGGGACGCCCGAGCACTGGGTTTTCTATCTGGatcaccacctccaccccctgctcTCCTGCACTGTCTGAGCAGAGGTGTGCCTCTGCCCAGGGCTTCCCAGCCTGCGGCTCACATCAGCCCTCGACAGCGGCGAGCCATCTCTGTGGAGGCCCTCTGCGAGAACCACTCAGGCCCAGAGCCACCCTACAGCATCTCCAACTTCTCCATCTACTTGCTCTGCCAGCACATCAAGCCTGCCACCCCGCGGCCCCCTCCTACCACCCCGCAGCCCCCTCCTACCACCCCGCGGCCCCCTCCTACCACCCCACAGCCCATTCCTGACACTACACAGCCCCCTCCTGCCACCCTGCGGCCCCCTCCTACCACCCCACAACCCCCTCCTAGCACGGCTGTCATCTGCCAGACAGCTGTATGGTACGCAGTCTCGTGGGCACCAGGTGCCCGAGGTTGGCTCCAAGCCTGCCATGATCAGTTTCCTGATCAATTTCTGGATATGATCTGCGGCAACCTCTCATTTTCAGCCCTGTCTGGCCCCAATCGTCGCTTGGTAAAGCAGCTCTGTGCTGGCTTGCTCCCACCCCCCACTAACTGCCCGCCAGGCCTGATCCCTGTGCCCCTCACCCCAGAAATATTCTGGGGCTGTTTCCTGGAGAATGAGACACTGTGGGCTGAACGCTTGTGTGTGGAGGAGAGTCTGCAGGCTGTTCCCCCGCGGAACCAGGCTTGGGTTCAGCATGTGTGTCGGGGCCCCACCTTGGATGCCACTGACTTTCCGCCATGCCGCATTGGACCCTGTGGGGAACGCTGCCCAGATGGGGGCAGCTTCCTGCTCATGGTCTGTGCCAATGACACTCTGTATGAAGCTTTGGTTCCCTTCTGGGCTTGGCTAGCAGGCCAATGCAGAATTAGTCGTGGAGGAAATGATACTTGCTTTCTAGAGGGCATGCTGGGTCCCTTGTTGCCCTCTCTGCCACCTCTGGGACCATCCCCACTCTGTCTGGCTCCTGGTCCTTTTCTGCTTGGCATGTTATCCCAGTTGCCACGCTGTCAGTCCTCCGTGCCAGCCCTTGCCCACCCCACACGCCTGCATTACCTCCTGCGCCTACTGACCTTCCTCTTGGGTCCAGGGACTGGGGGTGCCGAGACGCAGGGGATGTTAGGTCGAGCCCTGTTGCTCTCTAGTCTCCCAGACAACTGTTCATTCTGGGATGCCTTCCGCCCAGAGGGCAGGAGAAGTGTACTGAGGACGGTCGGAGAGTACCTGCAGCGAGAAGAGCCAACCCCACCAGGCTTAGACTCCTCCATCAGCCTCGGCTCTGGTATGAGCAAGATGGAGCTTCTGTCCTGCTTCAGC CCTGTACTGTGGGATCTACTCCAGAGAGAGAAGAGCGTTTGGGCCCTGAGGACCCTGGTGAAG GCCTACCTGCGCATGCCTCCAGAAGCCCTTCAGCAGCTTGTGCTTTCAGCAGAGATGGAGGCTGCACAGGGCTTCCTGACGCTCATGCTTCGTTCCTGGGCTAAGCTGAAG GTTCAACCGTCCGAGGAGCAGGCCATGGGCCGCCTGACAGCCTTGCTGCTCCAGCGGTACCCACGCCTCACCTCCCAACTCTTCATCGACCTGTCACCGCTCATCCCCTTCCTGGCTGTCCCTGACCTCATGCGCTTCCCACCGTCCCTTTTGGCCAACGACAGTGT CCTGGCTGCCATCCGGGATCACAGCTCAGGAATGAAGCCTGAACAGAAGGAGGCCCTGGCAAAACGACTGCTGGCCCCTGAACTGTTTGGAGAAGTGCCTGATTGGCCCCAGGAGCTGCTGTGGGcagccctgcctctgcttccccatctgCCCCTGGAGAGCTTTCTCCAGCTCAGCCCTCACCAG aTCCAGGCCCTGGAGGATAGCTGGCCAGTAGCAGGTCTTGGGCCCGGACACGCCCGACATGTGCTTCGTAGCCTAGTAAACCAGAgcatggaggatggggaggagcagGTGCTCAG GCTTGGGTCCCTCGCCtgtttcctgagccctgaggagCTGCAGAGTCTGGTGCCCTTGAGCGATCCAATGGGGCCTGTAGAACAGGGCCTGCTGGAATGTGCGGCCAATGGGACCCTCAGCCCAGAAGGACGG GTGGCATATGAACTTCTGGGAGTGTTGCGTTCATCTGGAGGAACTGTCTTAAGCCCCCGGGAGCTGAGGGTCTGGGCACCTCTCTTTCCCCAGCTGGGCCTCCGCTTCCTGCAGGAGCTCTCAGAGACCCAGCTTAGAGCCATGCTCCCTGCCCTACAGGGAGCCAGTGTCACGCCTGCCCAG GCTGTTCTGCTGTTTGGAAGGCTCCTTCCTAGGCATGAT CTGTCCCTGGAGGAGCTCTGCTCCCTGCACCCTCTCCTGCCAGGTCTCAGCCCCCAGACACTCCAGGCCATCCCTAAGAGAGTCCTGGTTGGCGCTTGTTCCTGCCTGGGCCCTGAACTGTCAAGGCTTTCAGCTTGCCAGATTGCAGCTCTGCTGCAAACCTTTCGG GTAAAAGATGGTGTTAAAAATATGGGCGCAGCAGGTGCCGGCCCAGCTGTGTGCATTCCTGGTCAG CCCACCACTTGGCCAGACTGCCTGCTTCCCCTGCTCCCATTAAAGCTGCTACAACTGGACGCTGCTGCTCTACTGGCAAACCGAAGACTCTATAGGCAGCTGCCTTGGTCTGAGCAACAG GCACAGTTTCTCTGGAAGAAGATGCAAGTGCCTACCAACCTGACCCTGAGGAATCTGCA GGCTCTGGGCAACTTGGCAGGAGGCATGTCCTGTGAGTTTCTGCAGCAGATCAGCTCAATGGTTGACTTTCTTGATGTGGTACACATGCTCTACCAGCTGCCCACTGGTGTTCGAGAGAGCCTG CGGGCCTGTATCTGGACAGAGCTACAGCGGAGGATGACAATGCCAGAGCCGGAGCTGACCACCTTAGGGCCGGAACTGAGTGAGCTTGACACAAAGCTACTCCTGGACTTGCC GATCCAGCTGATGGACAGATTGTCTGATGATTCCATTATGTTGGTGGTGGAGCTGGTCCAAGGTGCTCCAGAGCAGCTGCTGGCACTGACCCCACTCCACCAGACAGCCTTGGCAGAGCGAGCACTTAAAAACCTG GCTCCAAAGGAGACCCCAATCTCCAAAGAAGTGCTGGAGACACTGGGCCCCTTGGTTGGATTCCTGGGAATAGAGAGCACGCGACGGATCCCTTTACCCATTCTACTGTCTcatctcagtcagctgcagggCTTCTGCCTAGGAGAGACATTTGCCACAGAGCTGGGATGGCTGCTGTTGCAGGAGCCTGTTCTTGG AAAACCAGAATTGTGGAGCCAGGATGAACTAGAGCAAGCTGGACGCCTAGTATTCACTCTGTCTGCTGAGGCCATTTCCTCGATCCCCAGG GAAGCTTTGGGTCCAGAGACGCTGGAGAGGCTTCTGGGAAAGCATCAGAGCTGGGAGCAGAGCAGAGTGGGACATCTGTGTGGGGAGTCGCAGCTTGCCCACAAGAAAGCAGCTCTGGTAGCTGGGATTGTGCATCCAGCTGCTGAGGGTCTCCAAG aGCCTGTACCAAACTGTGCGGACATACGGGGAACCTTCCCAGCGGCCTGGTCTGCGACACAGATCGCAGAGATGGAACTCTCAGACTTTGAAGACTGCCTGTCACTATTTGCTGGAGATCCAGGACTTGGTCCTGAGGAACTACGGGCAGCCATGGGCAAGGCCAAGCAG TTGTGGGGTCCCCCCCGAGGATTCCGTCCTGAGCAGATCTTGCAGCTGGGCCGTCTCCTGATAGGTCTAGGAGAACGGGAACTGCAGGAGCTTACCTTGGTGGACTGGGGTGTGCTGAGCAGCCTGGGACAAATAGAAGGCTGGAGTTCCATGCAG CTCCGAGCGGTGGTCTCCAGTTTCCTAAGGCAGAGTGGTCGGCATGTGAGCCACCTGGACTTCATTTATCTGACAGCACTGGGTTACACACTCTGTGGATTGCGACCAGAGGAGTTACAGCACATCAGCAGTTGGGAGTTTAG CCAAGCAGCTCTCTTCCTGGGTAGCTTGCATCTCCCATGCTCTGAGGAACAGCTGGAAGTTCTGGCCTATCTCCTTGTGTTGCCTGGTGGCTTTGGCCCAGTCAGTAACTGGGGGCCTGAGATCTTCACTGAAATTGGCACGATAGCAG CTGGCATCCCAGACCTGGCTCTTTCAGCATTACTTCAGGGACAGATCCAAGGCCTGACTCCTCTTGCCATTTCTGTCATTCCTGCTCCCAAGTTTGCA GTGGTCTTCAACCCCATCCAGTTATCTAGTCTCACCAGGGGTCAGGCTGTAGCTGTTACTCCTGAGCAGATGGCCTATCTGAGTCCCGAGCAGCGGCGAGCAGTTGCATGGGCCCAGCACGAAGGGAGGGAGATTCCAGAGCAGCTAG GTCGAAATTCAGCCTGGGGTCTCTACGACTGGTTCCAAGTCTCCTGGGCCCTGGCATTGACCGTCAGCTTTTTTGGCCACCTACTATGA